In Gadus morhua chromosome 2, gadMor3.0, whole genome shotgun sequence, a single window of DNA contains:
- the slc25a17l gene encoding peroxisomal membrane protein PMP34 — protein sequence MSNTGPSSILSYETLVHAVAGAVGSVTAMSVFFPLDTARLRLQVDENRKSKSTPVILAEIAKEEGVLSLYRGWFPVISSLCCSNFVYFYTFNTLKKLASAGPGRPRPATDLLMGVVSGAVNVILTTPMWVVNTRLKLQGAKFRNEDLRQTHYKGIFDAFYRIVSEEGVATLWNSMLPSLILVFNPAVQFMFYEAMKRKAGKGGRAITSAEIFVIGAVAKAVATTGTYPLQTVQAILRFGQYKGDGKGGAFASLRSIVALLMDRIKKHGFFGLYKGLEAKLLQTVLTAALMFVVYEKITTATFKVMRINKAMKH from the exons ATGTCAAACACCGGTCCATCTAGTATCTTGTCCTACGAGACGCTCGTTCATGCGGTAGCGGGGGCAGTG GGAAGCGTGACAGCAATGAGCGTCTTCTTTCCTTTGGACACAGCCAGGCTTCGACTACAGG TTGATGAAAATCGAAAATCGAAATCAACCCCAGTCATCCTGGCTGAGATAGCAAAGGAGGAAGGCGT ACTGTCTCTATACAGGGGATGGTTCCCAGTCATCTCCAGTCTCTGCTGCTCCAACTTTGTCTACTTCTACACCTTCAACACTCTGAAGAAGCTGGCCAGTGCAGGCCCGGGGAGGCCAAGGCCGGCTACAGACCTGCTCATGGGCGTTGTGTCAG GGGCAGTTAATGTGATCCTGACCACACCCATGTGGGTGGTCAATACGCGGCTGAAGCTACAGGGGGCGAAGTTCAGAAACGAGGACCTCCGGCAGACACACTACAAAGGAATCTTCG ATGCCTTCTACCGAATCGTATCAGAAGAGGGCGTGGCCACCCTGTGGAACAGCATGCTGCCATCCCTCATCCTGGTCTTCAACCCAGCTGTGCAGTTCATGTTCTATGAGGCCATGAAGAGGAAGGCGGGCAAAGGGGGACGGGcg ataACATCGGCAGAAATCTTTGTGATTGGTGCCGTTGCCAAGGCTGTTGCTACCACGGGAACCTATCCTCTGCAGACAGTGCAGGCCATTCTCAGG TTTGGCCAGTATAAGGGCGATGGTAAGGGAGGAGCATTTGCAAGTCTGCGAAGCATAGTGGCTCTGCTGATGGATAGAATAAA GAAACATGGTTTCTTTGGCCTGTATAAAGGCCTGGAGGCCAAGCTGCTGCAGACGGTGCTAACGGCAGCCCTCATGTTTGTGGTGTACGAGAAGATCACCACAGCCACGTTTAAAGTGATGCGCATCAACAAGGCCATGAAGCACTGA
- the anks4b gene encoding ankyrin repeat and SAM domain-containing protein 4B, translating to MSRYHKAAIDGYLDLLKEATKKDLNTPDEDGMTPTLWAAFHGHGDALQLICSRGGDPDRCDIWGNTPLHHAANNGHMHILSFLVNFNANLFALDNEFHTAMDVAASRDRMDCVRFLDASASQRTTKDPRRVANLKKEATKEAEKRVKLCEKVKKRHQTKMDKMYQTNSGSISKHGTGAQTSTTGSLSNEQFSQLINSKPSGSLSKSVMGTLQRFGKKDKGGTLPKGGGDGNVVFGTQGNPEFLGVFSEQEENEEETEDAHRGEDDAEGAQNKLSIFNRPGLGGLTFMKKLGSDADDMPNESNENLGFLVQNEIFGAGDDDGGAGGFDADVPWEQDELGLDDELDEETSPLDTFLSTLSLQEFTMAFNREKLDLEALMLCSDDDLKGIRIQLGPRKKILEAAARRTSALSSPGKMKVTVL from the exons ATGTCTAGGTACCATAAAGCTGCGATTGACGGGTACTTGGATCTACTGAAGGAGGCCACGAAAAAGGACTTGAACACACCGGACGAGGATGGCATGACACCCACCCTATGGGCTGCCTTTCACGGGCACGGCGATGCCCTTCAGCTGATATGCAGTCGGGG CGGAGACCCAGACAGGTGTGACATCTGGGGAAACACACCGTTGCACCACGCTGCCAACAATGGCCACATGCACATCCTCAGCTTTCTGGTCAACTTCAACGCCAACCTTTTCGCCCTGGACAACGAATTCCACACGGCCATGGATGTGGCCGCGTCGCGCGACCGCATGGACTGCGTGCGCTTCCTGGACGCCTCCGCCTCCCAGCGTACCACCAAGGACCCTAGGCGAGTGGCGaacctgaagaaggaggccacCAAAGAGGCAGAGAAACGAGTAAAGCTCTGCGAGAAGGTCAAGAAACGCCACCAGACCAAGATGGACAAGATGTACCAGACCAACAGCGGGTCCATATCCAAACACGGCACCGGGGCGCAGACATCCACCACGGGCTCCCTGTCCAATGAGCAGTTCTCCCAGCTCATCAATTCCAAGCCGTCTGGTTCACTCTCAAAAAGCGTCATGGGAACCCTGCAGAGATTTGGGAAGAAAGATAAGGGGGGCACCTTACCAAAAGGGGGAGGGGACGGGAATGTCGTCTTCGGGACCCAGGGGAACCCAGAGTTTCTGGGCGTCTTCAGCGAGCAGGAAGAGAACGAGGAGGAAACGGAGGACGCCCACAGGGGCGAGGATGACGCGGAAGGCGCCCAAAACAAACTTTCCATCTTCAACCGACCTGGCCTCGGGGGTCTGACCTTCATGAAAAAGTTGGGTTCGGATGCAGACGACATGCCCAACGAGAGCAACGAGAACCTGGGCTTCCTCGTCCAAAACGAGATCTTCGGGGCGGGAGACGACGATGGAGGAGCCGGTGGCTTCGACGCCGACGTTCCCTGGGAGCAGGACGAGCTGGGGCTGGACGACGAGCTTGACGAGGAGACGTCCCCTTTGGACACCTTCTTGTCGACCCTCTCCCTGCAGGAGTTCACCATGGCGTTTAACCGGGAGAAGCTGGACCTGGAGGCACTCATGCTCTGCTCCGACGATGACCTCAAGGGCATTCGCATCCAGTTGGGCCCGAGGAAGAAGATTCTAGAGGCGGCTGCTCGCAGAACAAGTGCACTTTCAAGTCCTGGCAAAATGAAAGTCACCGTCCTGTGA
- the whr1 gene encoding serine/threonine-protein kinase 19, producing the protein MNRKRALISDTFKVKKRRVFTEKFGATNNNDGPMDIKSTLLDLMTLFPRKIFNDTLPQIVLKHQLYSIHDDKTIVDRQLSELREKGELLMFQLGFDSDAFGLVFTSDYKAKVLASQEGQDTKGTVERFLESVLPACTDLSFNKDQMLKEFLFTDSAITQLVKSGVLTVRDAGSWWLAIPNSGKFTKYLIQGRKAVLTMIKKSKYSEVLKEQLEERRTNAQVKFQMKYHIHDIVGAELVQRIPTTSGTLLRFVD; encoded by the exons ATGAATCGAAAACGAGCCCTCATTTCGGATACGTTTAAGGTGAAGAAAAGAAGAGTATTTACAGAGAAGTTTGGGGCTACCAATAATAACG ATGGACCGATGGACATCAAATCCACCCTGCTGGACCTTATGACGCTGTTCCCTAGAAAGATATTCAATGACACGTTGCCTCAAATTGTGCTGAAGCATCAACTTTACAGCATACATGACGACAAGACTATAGTGGACAGGCAACTG AGCGAACTTCGGGAAAAGGGAGAGCTTTTGATGTTTCAACTGGGCTTTGACTCTGATGCATTTGGACTTGTGTTCACTTCGGACTATAAAGCCAAAGTTTTGGCATCACAAGAGGGCCAAGACACAAAAGGAACGGTTGAGAGGTTCCTCGAGAGTGTGTTGCCTGCCTGTACGGATCTGAGCTTCAACAAAGACCAGATGCTGAAAGAGTTCCTCTTCACAGACTCTGCAATAAC GCAACTTGTGAAGTCAGGGGTCCTTACTGTGAGGGATGCAGGCAGCTGGTGGCTCGCCATCCCCAACTCTGGGAAATTCACCAAGTACTTGATACAGG gCCGTAAAGCAGTGCTCACCATGATAAAGAAGTCAAAGTATAGCGAAGTATTAAAAGAACAGCTGGAGGAAAGGCGTACCAATGCTCAAGTGAAGTTCCAGATGAAATACCACATCCATGATATTGTAGGTGCAGAGTTGGTTCAAAG
- the dxo gene encoding decapping and exoribonuclease protein, with protein sequence MDQHGRKVNPPPSGYKNHRRNMDNDTLSVNPKRFRPSHSPHRADPAPLSSSASSCRALSTRRQLYEKPFPVYKQPVEVGSFSLDSERRFFNDARQIRYFVEPPSRPDFNLRDGYKDRFVKRDDSIKEKLDHILRWILANKSKLESRVAAASSSPALGVDVVTWRGHLTKLLTTPYETREGWLLAATLFRGTLYLSEVETEASRRDTENRTERHQEMMYWGYKFEQYLCAEDMKASPDPGGVVNTNEAFCTVVQTKLADHKLLFSGEVDCRDRGPKSPAAPACYIELKTSAEICTPKQRSNFHRFKLLKWWAQSFLPGVPRIVAGFRDPDGLVVGTETIQISQISHLIKNEYNCWKPTVCMNFCCEFLSFVRTVVREDSPRVVHLFSWDPHQDVTYTVHRDSSYCFLPPWYVEGMASPH encoded by the exons ATGGACCAACATGGACGCAAAGTGAACCCTCCACCCTCCGGTTACAAAAATCACAGAAGAAACATGGATAATGACACTTTGAGTGTAAACCCTAAACGCTTTAGGCCAAGCCATTCGCCGCACCGAGCTGATCCagcacctctctcctcctcagcaTCTTCATGCCGGGCTTTGAGTACCAGGCGGCAATTATATGAAAAACCCTTTCCAGTTTACAAACAGCCTGTTGAAGTGGGGTCTTTTTCACTGGACTCTGAACGTAGGTTCTTCAATGACGCAAGGCAAATTAGATATTTTGTGGAGCCGCCTTCCAGGCCTGACTTTAACCTAAGGGATGGCTACAAGGACCGGTTTGTAAAGAGAGACGACAGTATAAAGGAGAAACTGGATCACATCCTTCGGTGGATTCTAGCCAACAAATCAAAGCTCGAGTCCCGTGTGGCTGCAGCCTCATCATCACC GGCGTTGGGGGTGGACGTTGTCACATGGCGCGGACATCTCACCAAGCTTCTGACCACGCCATACGAGACGCGGGAGGGCTGGCTGCTGGCAGCCACCCTGTTCAGAGGAACCCTTTACCTCAGCGAGGTGGAGACGGAGGCCTCGCGCCGCGATACAGAAAACCGCACGGAGCGGCACCAAGAGATGATGTACTGGGGCTACAAGTTTGAGCAGTACCTATGTGCAG AGGACATGAAGGCCTCCCCAGACCCAGGCGGCGTGGTAAATACCAACGAGGCTTTCTGCACCGTGGTCCAGACCAAGCTGGCCGACCACAAGCTGCTCTTCTCAGGCGAGGTAGACTGCCGGGACAGAGGGCCCAAGTCCCCTGCCGCCCCTGCCTGCTACATCGAGCTGAAGACCTCGGCGGAGATCTGCACGCCCAAACAACGGAGTAATTTCCACAG ATTCAAGCTGCTCAAGTGGTGGGCCCAGTCCTTCCTCCCGGGAGTCCCTCGTATCGTCGCAGGCTTCCGGGATCCCGACGGCCTGGTTGTCGGGACGGAGACCATTCAAATCTCCCAGATTTCACATCTTATCAAG AATGAATACAACTGCTGGAAACCCACCGTGTGTATGAACTTCTGCTGTGAGTTTCTGTCCTTCGTCCGGACGGTGGTCAGAGAGGACAGCCCCAG GGTGGTACATCTGTTCTCCTGGGACCCCCACCAAGACGTTACCTACACCGTTCACAGAGACTCCAGCTActgcttcctccctccctggtATGTGGAGGGGATGGCGTCCCCACACTGA